In the Armatimonadota bacterium genome, one interval contains:
- a CDS encoding LamB/YcsF family protein, translated as MPTIDLNADIGEGFPNDLALLEVISSANICMGFHAGSPKYTEEVIRLARARGVRVGAHVGFPDRQSMGRRELEEGYPEEWIMSVEAQIRASGPAAYIKPHGALFHWLANAPEDSQYLWNVLEEMERPFMGLPGTGHETQCRRRGLRLINEGYCERGYDRFGRLLPRSEPGAVIHDLDAICDQAVRLASKVESICVHGDRPDAVKVAEAVRKTLEQEGYKITA; from the coding sequence ATGCCCACAATCGACCTTAACGCCGACATCGGCGAGGGTTTCCCAAACGACCTGGCCCTCCTTGAGGTCATTTCGTCGGCGAACATCTGCATGGGCTTCCACGCCGGTAGCCCCAAGTACACCGAAGAAGTCATTCGACTCGCCCGAGCGCGGGGCGTCAGGGTCGGTGCCCACGTCGGTTTTCCCGACCGTCAGTCGATGGGCCGCCGCGAGCTCGAAGAGGGTTATCCCGAGGAATGGATCATGTCCGTCGAAGCCCAAATCCGCGCTTCCGGCCCCGCCGCGTACATCAAGCCTCATGGCGCGCTTTTTCACTGGCTAGCAAATGCGCCGGAAGATTCGCAATACCTATGGAACGTGCTCGAAGAAATGGAAAGACCGTTCATGGGACTGCCGGGAACCGGACACGAAACCCAATGTCGAAGACGCGGACTGCGGCTCATCAATGAGGGCTACTGCGAACGAGGCTATGACCGATTCGGTCGTCTGTTGCCTCGAAGCGAGCCTGGAGCCGTCATCCACGACTTGGACGCCATCTGCGATCAGGCCGTGCGCCTGGCGTCGAAGGTGGAGTCGATTTGTGTCCATGGCGACCGGCCGGATGCGGTGAAGGTCGCCGAGGCAGTCCGCAAAACGCTGGAGCAGGAGGGTTATAAGATCACAGCATGA